The sequence CCAGCAATTAGATGGTTATTTGCCATTAAATTCAGATGCCCAAAACGAGGTAACACCAGCTACAAAGATGAATTGTTTAAAGTAGAAATGTACTGGATCCAGATACTATTAGAGATGAAAGATTACCCGTTAAAATCTAAAATCTTTAAGCTCCATAGCAGGCGCTGCAGAAGAGCCGCTCATGCtgcaaaaattcaatttttggaCTTATGCATAGCATTGCAGACTTCAATTGTAGTAATAAGCAAGGTGATTCGATTCATTTCCATTTTCCTTGTAAGTCGAGTCTTGATATGCTGTGACTGTTGCATAGAGTTGAAGAAAAAGTTCAAATTCAGTAACACTGTTTCAAGTTGCTCAGAACCAGCTTCGCAATCACATGACAAACTGGATCTTAGTCGATATGTTTTGCATCTTGAAGGTGAAGATGCACTTGTTGAggtaatgatgaggaacaattTTGATGCTACTGATCATTGGCTTGAGAAGGGGAAGAAACGAGAGCccaaatttttgataaaaatgttAGAGAATTCTTCAAAAGGATTCAGGGGTGTGGCAGAGTTTGACAGTGACCAAGTTCCTTCTCTAGTTTGCGAAGAACCTACAAATAGTTGGGCTCTTCCTGTGGTGACCCTAACAAGTATTGCACTTGCTCTTCCAGATGTTAAACTTTGCTCAAGGAAAGATTTGATATGCGGTGTCAATGAAGGCCTTTTATATgtgaaaaaaatggagaaactcCTGGACAAAAGTGCCAAACTGGCCAATATCAAGAAGGCAGCAGAAGTTATATGGACAGGAGTAGATCTTTATCACAAATGGCTAGACGTGGATCTCCATAAACTATCACTTCAAGGGACAAGCCCGAAGGAAATACTAGAAGAACTTGCAGAAACTGCAAAAAACAAGTTTTTGGAACTGAAGAATGATAAGAAAGCCTGCTTGAAGGAGAACCCTTTGAAATGGCCCACCAAAGTACTGGCTGCCAATTCCATGTACAGAATAAGTTGCAATATTCTGCTAATTTACGAAAGCAGAAGCCACCTCGCTGGAGAGCAACTATTTGAAGCAATAAGTGACATGATCTCTGATATACTAGGTGCTTGTTTGACTAATTTTCAGCAAGCAATATCAATCAAGTGTTTGAGCAGTGCCATAGAAACGAGAGAAGACAGTGTGAGGCATGCAGTTTTTGCTCTTGGGAGAACCATAAAGATCCTGAAAATTCTAGAACGTAAAGCACTACCAAGTTTGGAAACTCACCAAATGGCATCCATCGACGAGTGGCGTCTGCTAAACAAGCAAAAGAAGACTTGGCCCTTCACCACATCATCAGCCGTGGGGGACA comes from Ziziphus jujuba cultivar Dongzao chromosome 6, ASM3175591v1 and encodes:
- the LOC107404300 gene encoding uncharacterized protein LOC107404300: MGRLGCNVDGDLNDQKFSEPMPWIGIYVAAACLACLIAMAADVIHGFRHRKFWFPCKFFSINATSLTLIGVAIKLSVDLNTPMPRRQDQLAKLSSAVFICTVMGNSMPSFGIMENEEICMNIMALAILVITVIVNICMQLATGAIFVFWKEHAAIMFLMLLLLVILSFTALTVPTIKHYLEYKYNKKYELALTECADKTDKTVVCKLRKDLIKYWMMAHTCSPQFVIGRSVTCTASGALCVLSAMILAEAMFRSYFLLGSFEFCIGDSDYKWSTTLVLITQTTAVAVGTIAPAIRWLFAIKFRCPKRGNTSYKDELFKVEMYWIQILLEMKDYPLKSKIFKLHSRRCRRAAHAAKIQFLDLCIALQTSIVVISKVIRFISIFLVSRVLICCDCCIELKKKFKFSNTVSSCSEPASQSHDKLDLSRYVLHLEGEDALVEVMMRNNFDATDHWLEKGKKREPKFLIKMLENSSKGFRGVAEFDSDQVPSLVCEEPTNSWALPVVTLTSIALALPDVKLCSRKDLICGVNEGLLYVKKMEKLLDKSAKLANIKKAAEVIWTGVDLYHKWLDVDLHKLSLQGTSPKEILEELAETAKNKFLELKNDKKACLKENPLKWPTKVLAANSMYRISCNILLIYESRSHLAGEQLFEAISDMISDILGACLTNFQQAISIKCLSSAIETREDSVRHAVFALGRTIKILKILERKALPSLETHQMASIDEWRLLNKQKKTWPFTTSSAVGDTLSSSSNDIYLAID